A region from the Lysobacter sp. BMK333-48F3 genome encodes:
- a CDS encoding NAD(P)/FAD-dependent oxidoreductase, producing MPADSGYRPEPPARAGGKSADGPRWEARARGPGDKPRVIVIGAGVAGLASGCYGQMSGMETRIFEKHVLPGGCCTAWSRQGYIFDYCIEWLNGTAAGNDANRVWRELGALDGKSIRLFDSFNTVSDEQGRSVTFYNDPDRLERHLIDLSPIDAPLIRQFCDDLRRFTRMALHPFLTPPPLENWREKYATLRQVLPAFRLFWRNGATQMNDFADRFQAPLLRRGLRNIFFQDPGNFSLVPYLYNIAEAHNGNVGFPQGGSLGLSRSIESRYLELGGRIDYRARVSRILVENGRAVGIELKNGERHYADHVIAACDGLTALRSLLDGKYGNPRVDKLYDQVLDRPGERYPGVVSAFVGFEGDLPADTPHSTTYLLSAQDADALPGAVQGSLVVQLRSRYCEGFAPPGHSILHCTYFSDYDYWKRLRSSDRKQYWALKRQVAEFVREFLERRHPGLGARIRLVDVGTPASTERYTGNYKGAILAWKSPEADDLMADLVKKDRMRLQGLGGFSMAGHWVGGGGLIRSASTGRFVIQFLCREFGLPFKAWESGNATPWRIEQLGHFPQLDKGPPLERSTPKLRAADAAAPTAPAPVA from the coding sequence ATGCCGGCTGATTCCGGATACCGTCCCGAGCCGCCGGCGCGCGCCGGCGGCAAGTCCGCCGACGGGCCGCGCTGGGAGGCGCGCGCCCGCGGCCCCGGCGACAAGCCGCGGGTGATCGTGATCGGCGCCGGCGTAGCCGGCCTGGCCTCGGGCTGCTACGGCCAGATGAGCGGCATGGAGACGCGCATCTTCGAGAAGCACGTGCTGCCGGGCGGCTGCTGCACCGCCTGGTCGCGCCAGGGCTACATCTTCGATTACTGCATCGAGTGGCTCAACGGCACCGCGGCCGGCAACGACGCCAACCGGGTCTGGCGCGAACTGGGCGCGCTCGACGGCAAGTCGATCCGCCTGTTCGACAGCTTCAACACGGTCAGCGACGAGCAAGGCCGCTCGGTCACCTTCTACAACGATCCCGACCGGCTCGAGCGCCACCTGATCGACCTGTCGCCGATCGACGCGCCGCTGATCCGGCAGTTCTGCGACGACCTGCGCCGCTTCACCCGGATGGCCCTGCATCCGTTCCTGACCCCGCCGCCGCTGGAGAACTGGCGCGAGAAGTACGCCACCCTGCGCCAGGTGCTGCCGGCGTTCCGGCTGTTCTGGCGCAACGGCGCGACCCAGATGAACGATTTCGCCGATCGCTTCCAGGCCCCGCTGCTGCGCCGCGGCCTGCGCAACATCTTTTTCCAGGATCCTGGCAATTTCTCCCTGGTGCCCTACCTGTACAACATCGCCGAGGCGCACAACGGCAACGTCGGCTTTCCGCAGGGCGGCTCGCTCGGGCTGTCGCGCTCGATCGAGTCGCGCTATCTCGAACTGGGCGGACGCATCGATTACCGTGCCCGGGTCAGCCGGATCCTGGTCGAGAACGGACGCGCGGTCGGAATCGAGCTCAAGAACGGCGAGCGCCACTACGCCGACCACGTGATCGCCGCCTGCGACGGCCTGACCGCCTTGCGCAGCCTGCTCGACGGCAAGTACGGCAACCCGCGCGTGGACAAGCTCTACGACCAGGTCCTCGACCGACCCGGCGAGCGCTATCCCGGCGTGGTTTCGGCCTTCGTCGGCTTCGAGGGCGACCTGCCCGCGGACACGCCGCACAGCACCACCTACCTGCTCTCGGCGCAGGACGCCGACGCCTTGCCGGGCGCGGTCCAGGGCAGCCTGGTGGTGCAGCTGCGCTCGCGCTATTGCGAGGGTTTCGCCCCGCCCGGCCACTCGATCCTGCACTGCACCTACTTCAGCGACTACGACTACTGGAAGCGCCTGCGCAGCAGCGACCGCAAACAGTACTGGGCGCTCAAGCGCCAGGTCGCCGAGTTCGTGCGCGAGTTCCTCGAACGCCGCCATCCGGGCCTGGGCGCGCGGATCCGCCTGGTCGACGTCGGCACGCCGGCCTCGACCGAGCGCTACACCGGCAACTACAAGGGCGCGATCCTGGCCTGGAAGTCGCCCGAGGCCGACGACCTGATGGCCGACCTGGTCAAGAAGGACCGCATGCGCCTGCAAGGCCTGGGCGGGTTCTCGATGGCCGGACACTGGGTCGGCGGCGGCGGCCTGATCCGCTCTGCCTCGACCGGCCGCTTCGTCATCCAGTTCCTGTGCCGCGAATTCGGCCTGCCGTTCAAGGCCTGGGAAAGCGGCAACGCCACGCCGTGGCGGATCGAACAACTCGGCCATTTCCCGCAACTGGACAAGGGTCCGCCGCTGGAGCGCAGCACGCCGAAGCTGCGCGCGGCGGACGCCGCCGCCCCGACCGCACCGGCGCCCGTCGCCTGA
- a CDS encoding HSAF biosynthetic non-ribosomal peptide synthetase/polyketide synthase: MTDPSKNASLRDHADGAAPAAADAAAQAAAGQAHEPLERIAIVGIGCRLPGGACDHRGFWQNLIEGKDCLTDTPLNRYDVATLGSRDKSKPGRLVGGRGGYIEGFDEFDPAFFGISPREADYMDPQQRKLLEVAWEALEDGGQKPAELAGRDIGVFVGAFTLDYKIVQFADLSFETLAAHTATGTMMTMASNRISYCFDFRGPSLSIDTACSSSLVAVHLACQSLRRRETSLALAGGTLLHMTPQYTIAETKGGFLSPEGKSRTFDAAANGYVRAEGVGLVALKRLDDAVRDGDPIYAVIVGTGVNQDGHSNGITVPNPDAQVALIERVCREAGIVPGSLQYMEAHGTSTPVGDPIEAKALGRALAVGRKPGDECYVGSVKTNIGHTEAAAGVAGLIKTALALKHKTIPPHINLQTVNPDIDLASMPYKIPTQVTPWPAHEGPARAGVNSFGFGGTNAHVLLEEAPLPAPLAVAAGDSAGRAAGGYNVLPLSARDASVLPALAAGIARELEREGDERIELGDLGYTLAHRRQHLESRLGVVYDSRESLRERLTAFAAGEAHPHLVADERRATPPKLAWVFTGMGPQWWAMGRQLFENEPVYREVIERCDRELAKHVDWSLIGEMNAAEAESKMSETWLAQPANFAVQIALAAMWRAKGVRPDAIVGHSTGEVAAFYEAGVYTLEQAVRVVVHRSRLQQKLVDTGTMLAVSLTEAEALRRVRPYGDRVSVAAVNSPTAITLAGDQDALAELAEKLQAEQLFAKFLSVRVPYHSAKMDLIKDELLESLDGLAPHPAQVPLYMTAKPGIAAGHELDAGYWWENVRNSVGFRAAIDQMAHDGYDLFLEIGPHPVLGHSINECFAARGASARSLPSIRRQEDEAARFAASLAGLHNLGASIDWNALHALGRPLPLPRYPFKRDRYWVEPRPVEQVRLGQLDHALLGRRMAVAEPTWEAKLDAERMPYLEDHRIQGNVLFPAAGYIEMATQAVRALTGGHGAAIADIELRKALFLPEAEAATVQLSFASDGASFHVSSLSADGQDRTVHASGSVRASQGRRGGAALDVRAVRERSPLFLARSACYDALARMGYHYGPAFQGIEEVWVGRGEALARIVPTERLQGGAADHHFHPAMLDACFQTLLTPQILQQAEDGPADSGIRLPLSIEEVRTDAIGDRALWVHASVRHDGGDELIGDIAVYDEHGAPLGYVAGFRAANVENASAKVNLATIDNWLAETRWVELAPIATADGAVADEAVDGSAATPSWLILADAQGVGDELAALAQARGERVHLVRPGKRYKLEKDLRESAVVPGAFKDLQRLFADLAKAGAGEFARVVHLWNLDQPHLEQVDATELKAGNARGAYSLIALSQSLLASQPDARLHIVTRAAQAVADRDDVEPLGAPAWGIGRVLWYQELVAQRGKLIDLQAAAEATGAAADAARRAEAESLLAEMLQQDEDEIALRDGKRYTSRLQPADALTRPLPLRLRADGAYLVTGAFGALGRLLCRTLVKRGARKLILVGRSKLPPRAQWSDTDPASAVGRNVRFIKQLELLGAEPILAQLDITDEGALAAWLQDYKQRDLPPIRGAFHLAGQVRDTLLGEMTRDAFDPVYDPKVIGGWLLHRHLIDQPLEHFVLFASIASLVTTAGQTNYAAGNAFLDALAHHRRALGLPALSLDWGPWATGMIEELGLIDHYRNSRGMSSLSPDAGMDVLERVIGQDRAQLLVATVVDWPIFLAWYASPPPLVSELAKHGAGADSGERGSFVETFRAADGDTRRRLLDERFHALIAQVMRIKSEQIDTDASLNALGLDSLLAMELRARIHTELKVALPVVTLLSSSSIGTLGDQLYAGLAELVAGDGGDSDASGFVAHSDETRYPLTQNQNALWFLKQLNPDGFAYNIGGAVEVRTELEPELMFEAVRRLIARHPSLRANFMLDQGHAVQKISAEGKHDLALFDVQDKPWDEVYQQIIREYRKPYDLEHDPLVRFRLFKRGKDRWVIMKAVHHIISDAISTFTFIEELLSIYEGLRRGEQVQLAPVRARYLDFLNWQNRFLATRDAAKMLDYWQDHLPAQVPILNLPTDKPRPIVQTHNGASEFFALDPELSARIHQLARDNGVTVFMVLLSAYYLLLHRYTGQDDVIVGSPVMGRTQEEFAQVYGYFVNPLPLHVNLASQPSVAELLAQVQRIVLNGLDNQEYPFVLLVEKLGLQHDPSRSAVFQAMFILLAHKVATEKYGYRLEYIELPEEEGQFDLTLSAYEDEADQRFHCVFKYNTDLFLPQTMQRLAGHYVNLLDELTRAAASTSIARLRLLGDDERRTVLEQWSGAADTVEAARPVHELIGDVARARPDAVAVSAPSESGAVRQLSYGELERRSNRLARKLIELGVGEGTVVALCLDKSPELIVTLLAVLKAGGAYLPLDPDYPAERLAYMASHAQARFAVVDESRRARLAGWDGDVLTPDDLHLIADADTDASTLDLAVSPSAAAYVIYTSGSTGKPKAVRVTHANLASAYAGWEREYRLSETGAHLQMASFSFDVFAGDLVRALCSGAKLVLVPRELLFNTERLYRTMLDEQVDAAEFVPAVVRSVMDYCEREGRRLDFMRLLAVGSDVWKVEEYRRLRALAGPSSRVVNSYGLSEATIDSTYFEGPTDDLDPSRMVPIGRPFPNSALYILDAHRQPVPAGVPGELWIGGGGVSAGYVGDDAQTEQRFVELELGDGRLRRLYRSGDLARWSASGEVQLIGRVDSQVKVRGHRVEIGEIESQLAAWPAIREAVLTVRDDGRGEASLCAYCVPADAGERLNWRALREHLASYLPTFMIPARFVQLDALPLSANGKVDLAALPAPDANAGAAEFEPPTTLFELRMAEHWQRLLGLEQVGLQDDFFEVGGSSIKLIELIYNLQTEFNIAIAVSQLFKVTTLHGMAKTVEAISTGRIAGAQPYLRFNVGHGPTIFCFPPAGGHGLVYRQLAVHLPEYEFVSFNYILGDEKVASYADLIESIHADGHCTLFGYSLGGNLAFEVAKELERRGREVPNVVIMDSYRIPESFELGNEHFEAFERELSEHLRKHTGSEIVAEETLQQAKDYIRFCSQTPNTGMVSAPVSVISDEDKVVFYGTGHRGTWHGSSTTRTEVFKGFGKHADMLDQDYIALNAALARGILVGEVSDAG, translated from the coding sequence ATGACGGACCCCAGCAAGAACGCCTCCCTCCGCGACCACGCCGACGGCGCCGCGCCCGCAGCCGCCGATGCCGCCGCGCAGGCCGCGGCGGGCCAGGCGCACGAGCCGCTCGAACGCATCGCCATCGTCGGCATCGGTTGCCGCCTGCCCGGCGGCGCCTGCGACCATCGCGGCTTCTGGCAGAACCTGATCGAAGGCAAGGACTGCCTGACCGATACGCCGCTCAACCGTTACGACGTGGCCACCCTGGGCAGCCGCGACAAGAGCAAGCCCGGCCGCCTGGTCGGCGGCCGCGGCGGCTACATCGAGGGCTTCGACGAATTCGATCCGGCGTTCTTCGGCATCAGCCCGCGCGAGGCCGACTACATGGATCCGCAGCAGCGCAAGCTGCTGGAAGTGGCCTGGGAAGCGCTGGAGGACGGCGGCCAGAAGCCGGCCGAACTGGCCGGCCGCGACATCGGCGTGTTCGTCGGCGCCTTCACCCTGGACTACAAGATCGTCCAGTTCGCCGATCTCAGCTTCGAGACCCTGGCCGCGCACACCGCCACCGGCACGATGATGACGATGGCGTCGAACCGGATCTCGTACTGCTTCGACTTCCGCGGCCCCAGCCTGTCGATCGACACCGCCTGCAGCTCCTCGCTGGTCGCGGTGCACCTGGCCTGCCAGAGCCTGCGCCGGCGCGAGACCAGCCTGGCCCTGGCCGGCGGCACCCTGCTGCACATGACCCCGCAGTACACCATCGCCGAAACCAAGGGCGGCTTCCTGTCGCCGGAAGGCAAGTCGCGCACCTTCGACGCCGCCGCCAACGGCTACGTGCGCGCCGAAGGCGTCGGCCTGGTCGCGCTCAAGCGCCTGGACGACGCGGTGCGCGACGGCGACCCGATCTATGCGGTGATCGTCGGCACCGGGGTCAACCAGGACGGCCACAGCAACGGCATCACCGTGCCCAACCCCGACGCCCAGGTCGCGCTGATCGAACGCGTCTGCCGCGAAGCCGGGATCGTGCCGGGCAGCCTGCAGTACATGGAAGCGCACGGCACCTCGACCCCGGTCGGCGACCCGATCGAGGCCAAGGCGCTGGGCCGCGCGCTGGCGGTCGGGCGCAAGCCCGGCGACGAGTGCTACGTCGGCTCGGTCAAGACCAACATCGGCCACACCGAGGCCGCCGCCGGCGTCGCCGGCCTGATCAAGACCGCGCTCGCGCTCAAGCACAAGACCATCCCGCCGCACATCAACCTGCAGACGGTCAACCCGGACATCGACCTGGCCTCGATGCCGTACAAGATCCCGACCCAGGTCACGCCGTGGCCGGCGCACGAAGGCCCGGCCCGCGCCGGGGTCAACTCGTTCGGCTTCGGCGGCACCAATGCGCACGTGCTGCTGGAGGAAGCGCCGCTGCCGGCGCCGCTGGCCGTCGCTGCAGGCGACAGCGCCGGCCGCGCCGCCGGCGGCTACAACGTGCTGCCGCTGAGCGCGCGCGACGCCTCGGTGCTGCCGGCCCTGGCCGCGGGCATCGCCCGCGAACTGGAGCGCGAAGGCGACGAGCGCATCGAGCTGGGCGATCTGGGCTACACCCTCGCCCACCGCCGCCAGCACCTGGAATCGCGCCTGGGCGTGGTCTACGACAGCCGCGAGTCGCTGCGCGAACGCCTGACCGCGTTCGCCGCCGGCGAGGCGCACCCGCACCTGGTCGCCGACGAGCGCCGGGCGACGCCGCCGAAGCTGGCCTGGGTGTTCACCGGCATGGGCCCGCAATGGTGGGCGATGGGCCGGCAGCTGTTCGAGAACGAGCCGGTCTACCGCGAGGTCATCGAGCGCTGCGACCGCGAACTGGCCAAGCACGTCGACTGGTCGCTGATCGGCGAAATGAACGCCGCCGAAGCCGAGTCGAAGATGAGCGAGACCTGGCTGGCGCAGCCGGCCAATTTCGCCGTGCAGATCGCCCTGGCGGCGATGTGGCGGGCCAAGGGCGTGCGCCCGGACGCCATCGTCGGCCACAGCACCGGCGAAGTCGCGGCCTTCTACGAGGCCGGCGTCTACACCCTGGAGCAGGCGGTGCGGGTGGTCGTGCACCGCAGCCGCCTGCAGCAGAAGCTGGTCGACACCGGCACCATGCTAGCGGTCAGCCTGACCGAAGCCGAAGCCCTGCGCCGGGTGCGCCCCTACGGCGACCGGGTCTCGGTCGCCGCGGTCAACAGCCCGACCGCGATCACCCTGGCCGGCGACCAGGACGCCCTGGCCGAACTGGCCGAGAAGCTGCAGGCCGAGCAGTTGTTCGCCAAGTTCCTGAGCGTGCGCGTGCCCTACCACAGCGCCAAGATGGACCTGATCAAGGACGAATTGCTGGAGTCGCTGGACGGCCTGGCGCCGCATCCGGCGCAGGTGCCGCTGTACATGACCGCCAAGCCCGGCATCGCCGCCGGCCACGAACTCGACGCCGGCTACTGGTGGGAGAACGTGCGCAACAGCGTCGGCTTCCGCGCCGCGATCGACCAGATGGCCCACGACGGCTACGACCTGTTCCTGGAAATCGGCCCGCACCCGGTGCTCGGCCACTCGATCAACGAATGCTTCGCCGCGCGCGGCGCCAGCGCGCGCAGCCTGCCCTCGATCCGCCGCCAGGAAGACGAGGCCGCGCGCTTCGCCGCCTCGCTGGCCGGCCTGCACAACCTCGGCGCGAGCATCGACTGGAACGCGCTGCATGCGCTGGGCCGCCCGCTGCCGCTGCCGCGCTATCCGTTCAAGCGCGACCGCTACTGGGTCGAACCGCGTCCGGTCGAACAGGTCCGCCTCGGCCAACTCGACCACGCCCTGCTCGGCCGGCGCATGGCGGTGGCCGAACCGACCTGGGAAGCCAAGCTCGACGCCGAACGCATGCCCTACCTGGAAGACCACCGCATCCAGGGCAACGTGCTGTTCCCCGCCGCCGGTTACATCGAAATGGCGACCCAGGCCGTGCGCGCGCTGACCGGCGGCCACGGCGCCGCGATCGCCGACATCGAACTGCGCAAGGCGCTGTTCCTGCCCGAGGCCGAAGCCGCGACCGTGCAGCTGTCGTTCGCCTCCGACGGCGCCAGCTTCCACGTATCCAGTCTGTCCGCCGACGGTCAGGACCGCACCGTTCACGCCAGCGGCAGCGTGCGCGCCAGCCAGGGGCGGCGCGGCGGCGCGGCGCTGGACGTGCGCGCGGTGCGCGAGCGCAGCCCGCTGTTCCTGGCGCGCTCGGCCTGCTACGACGCGCTGGCGCGGATGGGCTATCACTACGGCCCGGCGTTCCAGGGCATCGAAGAGGTCTGGGTCGGCCGCGGCGAGGCCCTGGCCCGGATCGTGCCGACCGAACGCCTGCAGGGCGGCGCGGCCGACCACCACTTCCACCCGGCCATGCTCGACGCCTGCTTCCAGACCCTGCTGACGCCGCAGATCCTGCAGCAGGCCGAGGACGGCCCCGCCGACAGCGGCATCCGCCTGCCGCTGTCGATCGAGGAGGTGCGCACCGACGCGATCGGCGACCGCGCCCTGTGGGTGCACGCCAGCGTGCGCCACGACGGCGGCGACGAACTGATCGGCGACATCGCGGTCTACGACGAGCACGGCGCCCCGCTCGGCTACGTCGCCGGCTTCCGCGCCGCCAACGTCGAGAACGCCAGCGCCAAGGTGAACCTGGCGACGATCGACAACTGGCTGGCCGAAACCCGCTGGGTCGAGCTGGCGCCGATCGCGACCGCAGACGGAGCGGTCGCGGACGAAGCGGTCGACGGCAGCGCCGCGACGCCGAGCTGGCTGATCCTCGCCGATGCCCAGGGCGTCGGCGACGAACTGGCCGCACTGGCGCAGGCGCGCGGCGAGCGCGTGCACCTGGTCCGCCCGGGCAAGCGCTACAAGCTGGAAAAGGATCTGCGCGAGTCGGCCGTGGTGCCGGGCGCGTTCAAGGATCTGCAGCGCCTGTTCGCCGATCTGGCCAAGGCCGGCGCCGGCGAGTTCGCCCGCGTCGTCCACCTGTGGAATCTCGACCAGCCGCATCTGGAACAGGTCGATGCGACCGAACTCAAGGCCGGCAACGCCCGCGGCGCCTATTCGCTGATCGCGCTGAGCCAGTCGCTGCTGGCCTCGCAGCCCGACGCGCGCCTGCACATCGTCACCCGCGCCGCGCAGGCGGTGGCCGACCGCGACGACGTCGAGCCGCTGGGCGCGCCGGCCTGGGGCATCGGCCGAGTGCTGTGGTACCAGGAACTGGTCGCCCAGCGCGGCAAGCTGATCGACCTGCAGGCCGCCGCCGAAGCAACCGGCGCAGCCGCCGACGCGGCGCGCCGCGCCGAGGCCGAGTCCCTGCTGGCCGAAATGCTGCAGCAGGACGAAGACGAAATCGCCCTGCGCGACGGCAAGCGCTACACCAGCCGGTTGCAGCCGGCCGACGCGCTGACCCGGCCGCTGCCGCTGCGCCTGCGCGCCGACGGCGCCTACCTGGTCACCGGCGCGTTCGGCGCGCTCGGCCGGTTGCTCTGCCGCACCCTGGTCAAGCGCGGCGCGCGCAAGCTGATCCTGGTCGGCCGCAGCAAGCTGCCGCCGCGCGCGCAATGGAGCGACACCGATCCGGCCAGCGCGGTCGGCCGCAACGTGCGCTTCATCAAGCAGTTGGAGCTGCTCGGCGCCGAGCCGATCCTGGCCCAGCTCGACATCACCGACGAGGGCGCGCTCGCCGCCTGGCTGCAGGACTACAAGCAGCGCGACCTGCCGCCGATCCGCGGCGCCTTCCACCTCGCCGGCCAGGTCCGCGACACCTTGCTCGGCGAAATGACCCGCGACGCCTTCGATCCGGTCTACGACCCCAAGGTGATCGGCGGCTGGCTGCTGCACCGGCACCTGATCGACCAGCCGCTGGAGCACTTCGTCCTGTTCGCCTCGATCGCCTCGCTGGTGACCACCGCCGGCCAGACCAACTACGCCGCCGGCAACGCCTTCCTCGACGCCCTCGCCCATCACCGCCGCGCGCTCGGCCTGCCGGCGCTGAGCCTGGACTGGGGCCCGTGGGCCACCGGCATGATCGAAGAGCTGGGCCTGATCGACCATTACCGCAACAGCCGCGGCATGAGCTCGCTCTCGCCCGACGCCGGCATGGACGTGCTGGAACGCGTGATCGGCCAGGACCGCGCCCAGTTGCTGGTCGCGACCGTGGTCGACTGGCCGATCTTCCTGGCCTGGTACGCCTCGCCGCCGCCGCTGGTGAGCGAGTTGGCCAAGCACGGTGCCGGCGCCGACAGCGGCGAGCGCGGCAGCTTCGTCGAAACCTTCCGCGCCGCCGACGGCGACACCCGCCGGCGCCTGCTCGACGAACGCTTCCACGCCTTGATCGCCCAGGTGATGCGTATCAAGAGCGAGCAGATCGACACCGACGCCAGCCTCAACGCGCTGGGCCTGGACTCGCTGCTGGCGATGGAGCTGCGCGCGCGCATCCACACCGAGCTCAAGGTCGCCCTGCCGGTGGTCACCTTGCTCAGCAGCAGCTCGATCGGCACCCTCGGCGATCAGCTTTACGCCGGCCTGGCCGAACTGGTCGCCGGCGACGGCGGCGACAGCGACGCCTCGGGCTTCGTCGCCCACAGCGACGAAACCCGCTATCCGCTGACCCAGAACCAGAACGCGCTGTGGTTCCTCAAGCAGCTCAACCCCGACGGCTTCGCCTACAACATCGGCGGCGCGGTCGAGGTGCGCACCGAACTGGAGCCGGAACTGATGTTCGAAGCGGTGCGCCGATTGATCGCTCGCCATCCCAGCCTGCGCGCCAACTTCATGCTCGACCAAGGCCATGCGGTGCAGAAGATCTCGGCCGAGGGCAAGCACGACCTGGCCCTGTTCGACGTCCAGGACAAGCCCTGGGACGAGGTCTACCAGCAGATCATCCGCGAGTACCGCAAGCCCTACGACCTCGAACACGATCCGCTGGTGCGCTTCCGTCTGTTCAAGCGCGGCAAGGACCGCTGGGTGATCATGAAGGCCGTCCACCACATCATCTCGGACGCGATCTCCACCTTCACCTTCATCGAGGAACTGCTGTCGATCTACGAGGGCCTGCGCCGCGGCGAACAGGTCCAGCTGGCGCCGGTGCGCGCGCGCTACCTGGACTTCCTCAACTGGCAGAACCGCTTCCTCGCCACCCGCGACGCGGCCAAGATGCTGGACTACTGGCAGGACCATCTGCCGGCGCAGGTGCCGATCCTCAACCTGCCCACCGACAAGCCGCGCCCGATCGTGCAGACCCATAACGGCGCGTCGGAGTTCTTCGCCCTCGACCCCGAGCTGAGCGCGCGCATCCACCAGCTGGCGCGCGACAACGGCGTCACCGTGTTCATGGTGCTGCTGAGCGCCTACTACCTGCTGCTGCACCGCTACACCGGCCAGGACGACGTGATCGTCGGCAGCCCGGTCATGGGCCGCACCCAGGAGGAGTTCGCCCAGGTCTACGGCTACTTCGTCAACCCGCTGCCGCTGCACGTCAACCTGGCTTCGCAGCCCAGCGTCGCCGAACTGTTAGCGCAGGTGCAGCGCATCGTCCTCAACGGCCTGGACAACCAGGAATACCCGTTCGTGCTGCTGGTCGAGAAGCTCGGCCTGCAGCACGACCCGAGCCGCTCGGCGGTGTTCCAGGCGATGTTCATCCTGCTCGCGCACAAGGTCGCGACCGAGAAGTACGGCTACCGCCTGGAGTACATCGAACTGCCGGAAGAAGAAGGCCAGTTCGACCTGACCCTGTCGGCCTACGAGGACGAGGCCGACCAGCGCTTCCACTGCGTGTTCAAGTACAACACCGACCTGTTCCTGCCGCAGACCATGCAGCGGCTGGCTGGGCATTACGTCAACCTACTCGATGAACTGACCCGCGCCGCGGCCTCGACCTCGATCGCCCGGCTGCGCCTGCTCGGCGACGACGAGCGCCGCACGGTGCTGGAGCAGTGGAGCGGCGCGGCCGACACGGTCGAAGCCGCGCGCCCGGTGCACGAACTGATCGGCGACGTCGCCCGGGCCCGGCCGGACGCGGTCGCGGTATCGGCGCCGAGCGAATCCGGCGCGGTGCGCCAGCTCAGCTACGGCGAACTTGAGCGGCGCTCCAACCGCCTGGCGCGCAAGCTGATCGAGCTCGGCGTCGGCGAAGGCACGGTGGTGGCGCTGTGCTTGGACAAGTCGCCGGAACTGATCGTGACCCTGCTCGCGGTGCTCAAGGCCGGCGGCGCCTACCTGCCGCTGGATCCGGACTACCCGGCCGAGCGTCTGGCCTACATGGCCAGCCACGCCCAGGCCCGGTTCGCGGTGGTCGACGAAAGCCGCCGCGCGCGCCTGGCCGGCTGGGACGGCGACGTGCTGACTCCGGACGACCTGCACCTGATCGCCGACGCCGACACCGATGCCTCGACGCTGGACCTGGCCGTATCGCCGTCGGCTGCCGCCTACGTGATCTACACCTCCGGTTCGACCGGCAAGCCCAAGGCGGTGCGGGTCACCCACGCCAACCTGGCCTCGGCCTACGCGGGCTGGGAGCGCGAGTACCGCCTGAGCGAGACCGGCGCCCATCTGCAGATGGCCAGCTTCTCCTTCGACGTGTTCGCCGGCGACCTGGTGCGGGCGCTGTGCTCCGGCGCCAAGCTGGTGCTGGTGCCGCGCGAGCTGCTGTTCAACACCGAGCGCCTGTACCGGACCATGCTCGACGAGCAGGTCGACGCGGCCGAGTTCGTGCCGGCGGTGGTGCGTTCGGTGATGGACTACTGCGAACGCGAAGGCCGACGCCTGGACTTCATGCGCCTGCTCGCGGTCGGCTCGGACGTGTGGAAGGTCGAGGAGTACCGGCGCCTGCGCGCCCTGGCCGGGCCGTCCAGCCGGGTGGTGAACTCCTACGGCCTCAGCGAAGCGACCATCGACAGCACCTACTTCGAGGGTCCGACCGACGACCTCGACCCCAGCCGGATGGTGCCGATCGGCCGTCCGTTCCCGAACAGCGCGCTGTACATCCTCGACGCGCACCGCCAGCCGGTGCCGGCCGGGGTGCCGGGCGAGCTGTGGATCGGCGGCGGCGGCGTCAGCGCCGGCTACGTCGGCGACGACGCCCAGACCGAGCAGCGTTTCGTCGAGCTCGAACTCGGCGACGGCCGCCTGCGCCGGCTGTATCGCAGCGGCGACCTGGCGCGCTGGAGCGCGTCCGGCGAAGTGCAGCTGATCGGCCGCGTCGACAGCCAGGTCAAGGTGCGCGGGCACCGGGTCGAGATCGGCGAGATCGAATCCCAGCTCGCCGCCTGGCCGGCGATCCGCGAGGCGGTGCTGACCGTGCGCGACGACGGCCGCGGCGAAGCCTCGCTGTGCGCCTACTGCGTGCCGGCCGACGCCGGCGAACGGCTGAACTGGCGTGCGCTGCGCGAACACCTGGCCAGCTACCTGCCGACCTTCATGATCCCGGCGCGCTTCGTCCAGCTCGACGCCCTGCCGCTGTCGGCCAACGGCAAGGTCGACCTGGCCGCGCTGCCGGCGCCGGACGCCAACGCCGGCGCGGCCGAGTTCGAGCCGCCGACCACCCTGTTCGAGCTGCGCATGGCCGAGCACTGGCAGCGCCTGCTCGGGCTGGAGCAGGTGGGACTGCAGGACGACTTCTTCGAGGTCGGCGGCAGCTCGATCAAGCTGATCGAACTGATCTACAACCTGCAGACCGAGTTCAACATCGCCATCGCGGTCAGCCAGTTGTTCAAGGTCACCACCCTGCACGGCATGGCCAAGACGGTGGAGGCGATCAGCACCGGCCGCATCGCCGGCGCCCAGCCCTATCTGCGCTTCAACGTCGGCCACGGCCCGACCATCTTCTGCTTCCCGCCGGCCGGCGGCCACGGCCTGGTCTACCGCCAGCTCGCGGTGCACCTGCCCGAGTACGAATTCGTTTCGTTCAACTACATCCTCGGCGACGAGAAGGTGGCCAGCTACGCCGACCTGATCGAGAGCATCCACGCCGACGGCCATTGCACTCTGTTCGGCTACTCGCTCGGCGGCAACCTCGCCTTCGAAGTGGCCAAGGAACTGGAGCGCCGCGGCCGCGAGGTGCCGAACGTGGTGATCATGGACTCGTACCGGATTCCGGAGTCGTTCGAGCTCGGCAACGAGCACTTCGAAGCCTTCGAACGCGAGCTCAGCGAGCACCTGCGCAAGCACACCGGCTCGGAGATCGTCGCCGAGGAGACCCTGCAGCAGGCCAAGGACTACATCCGCTTCTGCAGCCAGACCCCGAACACCGGGATGGTTTCGGCGCCGGTCAGCGTGATCTCCGACGAGGACAAGGTGGTGTTCTACGGCACCGGCCACCGCGGCACCTGGCACGGCAGCTCGACCACCCGCACCGAGGTGTTCAAGGGCTTCGGCAAGCACGCCGACATGCTCGACCAGGACTACATCGCCCTCAACGCCGCGCTGGCGCGCGGCATTCTGGTCGGGGAGGTCAGCGATGCCGGCTGA